A window of the Comamonas sp. Y33R10-2 genome harbors these coding sequences:
- the recA gene encoding recombinase RecA, whose amino-acid sequence MNAIAKTNDANSEKSKALAAALAQIEKQFGKGTIMKLGEGEVVQDIQVVSTGSLGLDIALGVGGLPRGRVIEIYGPESSGKTTLTLQVIAEMQKLAGTCAFIDAEHALDTGYAQKLGVNLNELLISQPDTGEQALEICDSLVRSGAVDLIVIDSVAALTPKAEIEGDMGDSLPGLQARLMSQALRKLTATIKKTNCMVIFINQIRMKIGVMFGSPETTTGGNALKFYASVRLDIRRTGSIKKGDEVIGNETKVKVVKNKVSPPFKTAEFDILFGEGISREGEILDMGVTAKILDKSGAWYAYNGEKIGQGRDNSREFLRENAALAFEIENKVRDSLGIKLLPSDGVDMPDAKTAKGKKADKADKAEKNVNVDEDGVIG is encoded by the coding sequence ATGAACGCCATCGCCAAGACCAACGACGCCAACAGCGAAAAATCCAAAGCGCTGGCTGCTGCCCTCGCCCAAATTGAAAAACAGTTTGGCAAAGGCACCATCATGAAGCTCGGTGAGGGCGAAGTGGTTCAAGACATTCAGGTAGTCTCCACCGGCTCGCTGGGTCTGGACATTGCTCTGGGCGTAGGTGGCCTGCCCCGTGGCCGCGTGATCGAAATCTACGGCCCAGAATCGTCGGGCAAGACCACGTTGACCCTGCAGGTCATTGCCGAGATGCAAAAGCTGGCCGGTACCTGCGCCTTTATTGATGCCGAGCACGCACTCGACACGGGCTACGCCCAAAAGCTGGGTGTGAACCTCAACGAGCTGCTGATCAGCCAGCCCGACACCGGAGAGCAAGCGCTGGAGATTTGCGATAGCTTGGTGCGCTCGGGTGCGGTGGATTTGATCGTGATTGACTCGGTTGCTGCGCTGACCCCCAAGGCTGAAATCGAAGGCGATATGGGCGATTCGCTGCCCGGCCTGCAAGCTCGCCTGATGAGCCAAGCGCTGCGCAAGTTGACTGCCACTATCAAGAAGACCAATTGCATGGTCATCTTCATTAACCAAATTCGTATGAAGATTGGCGTGATGTTTGGTTCGCCCGAAACGACAACTGGCGGTAACGCGCTGAAGTTCTACGCCTCTGTGCGTCTGGACATTCGCCGCACTGGCAGCATCAAAAAGGGTGACGAGGTGATCGGCAACGAAACCAAGGTCAAGGTCGTGAAGAACAAGGTCTCGCCCCCTTTCAAGACCGCCGAGTTCGACATTCTATTTGGCGAAGGTATCAGCCGCGAAGGCGAAATTCTGGATATGGGCGTCACCGCCAAGATTCTGGACAAGAGCGGCGCCTGGTATGCCTACAACGGCGAAAAAATCGGCCAAGGCCGTGATAACTCGCGTGAATTTCTGCGTGAAAACGCTGCGCTGGCCTTTGAAATTGAAAACAAGGTGCGCGATAGCCTGGGCATCAAGCTGCTGCCAAGCGACGGCGTTGACATGCCAGACGCCAAGACTGCCAAGGGCAAGAAGGCCGACAAGGCAGATAAGGCCGAAAAGAACGTCAATGTTGACGAAGACGGCGTGATTGGCTGA
- a CDS encoding MarR family winged helix-turn-helix transcriptional regulator, with product MSEISPVTPAQDAWRQTHLGRLLGHAMRRFDARVLQLMARDVDVPLALSNLAARDKVGSAHVHITRHLSLAGDRITDLAQKAGMTKQAMADLVLQCEAWGLVTREADPHDARAKRVRFTEAGLAWLNAFHAAVTQAEVEFREAVGDDVATVVALGLEAYADGY from the coding sequence ATGAGCGAAATTTCACCCGTCACCCCTGCGCAAGACGCTTGGCGCCAAACCCATCTGGGTCGCTTGCTAGGTCACGCCATGCGCCGCTTTGATGCCCGTGTGCTGCAGCTCATGGCCCGTGATGTGGATGTGCCGTTGGCGCTTTCCAATCTGGCGGCACGCGACAAGGTGGGGTCAGCGCATGTGCACATCACGCGTCACCTGTCGCTGGCAGGCGACCGCATAACCGATTTGGCCCAGAAGGCTGGCATGACCAAGCAGGCCATGGCCGATTTGGTTTTGCAATGCGAGGCGTGGGGGTTGGTCACGCGTGAGGCCGACCCACACGATGCGCGCGCCAAACGGGTGCGTTTTACCGAGGCGGGACTGGCTTGGCTGAACGCTTTTCATGCAGCGGTGACGCAAGCGGAAGTTGAGTTTCGTGAAGCCGTGGGAGACGATGTGGCCACCGTGGTTGCACTGGGCTTAGAGGCCTATGCAGACGGTTATTAA
- a CDS encoding response regulator transcription factor, which translates to MRILIAEDDQVLADGLLRTLRSSGAVVSHVANGSEADTALLTNSEFDLLILDLGLPKVHGLEVLKRLRGRGDALPVLILTAADSIEERVQGLDYGADDYMAKPFALSELEARVRALTRRGMGGASSSIKHGPLVYDQTGRVATIDGKMIELSAREMGLLEVLLQRAGRLVSKDQLVERLCEWGEEVSNNAIEVYIHRLRKKIEKGPIRIATVRGLGYCLEKIPH; encoded by the coding sequence ATGCGCATTCTGATTGCCGAGGACGATCAAGTCTTGGCCGATGGTTTGCTACGCACGCTGCGCAGCTCGGGCGCCGTGGTCAGTCATGTGGCCAATGGCAGCGAGGCCGATACCGCCTTGCTGACCAACAGCGAATTTGATTTGCTGATTCTCGATTTAGGCCTGCCCAAAGTGCATGGGCTAGAAGTGCTCAAGCGCCTGCGCGGGCGCGGTGATGCGCTGCCGGTGCTGATTCTTACCGCAGCCGATTCCATCGAAGAACGCGTGCAGGGTCTGGACTATGGCGCTGACGATTACATGGCCAAACCGTTTGCCCTGTCAGAACTAGAAGCTCGCGTGCGCGCCTTGACCCGGCGCGGCATGGGCGGGGCCAGCTCCAGCATCAAGCATGGCCCATTGGTCTATGACCAGACCGGGCGCGTTGCCACCATTGACGGCAAGATGATTGAGCTGTCTGCCCGGGAGATGGGGCTGCTGGAAGTGCTGCTGCAGCGTGCGGGCCGTCTGGTTAGCAAAGACCAGTTGGTGGAGCGCCTGTGCGAATGGGGCGAAGAGGTGAGCAACAACGCCATCGAGGTCTATATCCACCGCCTGCGCAAGAAGATTGAAAAGGGGCCGATTCGTATCGCTACGGTGCGAGGTCTGGGTTACTGTTTAGAAAAGATACCGCATTAA
- a CDS encoding sensor histidine kinase, with product MKIFQREQRSLFGEILDWMLTPMLLLWPVSLALTWLVAQELANKPFDRALEYNAQALAQLVMVQRGKVQFNLPQSTSEILRADESDTVFFQVNGTKGEYITGERDLPRPPTPEEDPPTGTVLLRDVEYKGIDLRVAYIWVRMPLPGEPSALVQVAETREKRSVLATEIIKGVMLPQFVILPLAALLVWLALARGIKPLHRLEERIRARKPEDLSPINHKDVPLEVVPLVDSVNDLLQRLDDSIVTQKRFLADAAHQLKTPLAGLRMQADLAQREGTNTEDLKRSLAQIGRSSMRATHTVNQLLALARAESAVPAMQGCNLVHIVTDVFQDCLPRAMAKHIDLGYEGASASTPGVWLNGNTTLLAELVRNLLDNAINYTPSSSERPGVITVRVQADHFGQVLLLQVEDSGPGVPLSDRELIFQPFYRALGNEADGSGLGLPIVLEIARQHGAQVLLQDAKPAQTPPGALFTVRFKAIPTASSAPTSGQAQALHALKL from the coding sequence TTGAAGATCTTTCAGCGTGAGCAGCGCTCCCTTTTTGGTGAAATTCTGGACTGGATGCTTACGCCGATGCTGCTGCTATGGCCAGTCAGTCTGGCGCTGACTTGGCTGGTGGCGCAAGAGCTGGCCAACAAACCCTTTGACCGCGCACTGGAGTACAACGCTCAGGCGCTGGCGCAACTGGTCATGGTGCAGCGCGGCAAGGTGCAGTTCAACTTGCCGCAATCAACCAGCGAAATTTTGCGAGCCGATGAGTCGGATACGGTGTTTTTTCAGGTCAACGGCACCAAGGGCGAATACATCACCGGCGAGCGTGACCTGCCCCGCCCCCCAACACCTGAAGAAGACCCGCCCACCGGCACCGTGCTGCTGCGCGATGTGGAGTACAAGGGCATTGATTTGCGTGTGGCCTATATCTGGGTGCGCATGCCGCTGCCCGGTGAGCCCAGTGCGCTGGTGCAGGTGGCAGAGACGCGTGAAAAGCGCAGCGTGCTGGCCACAGAAATTATCAAGGGCGTGATGCTGCCGCAGTTCGTCATCTTGCCACTGGCCGCGCTGCTGGTCTGGCTGGCGCTGGCACGCGGCATCAAGCCGCTACACCGGCTGGAAGAGCGCATTCGCGCCCGCAAGCCCGAAGATCTCTCTCCCATCAATCACAAAGATGTGCCGCTAGAAGTGGTGCCGCTGGTCGATTCCGTCAATGATTTGCTGCAGCGCCTCGATGACTCCATCGTCACGCAAAAACGTTTTTTGGCCGATGCGGCGCACCAGCTCAAAACCCCTTTGGCGGGTCTGCGCATGCAGGCCGATCTGGCGCAACGCGAGGGCACGAATACCGAGGATTTGAAGCGCTCCTTGGCGCAAATCGGCCGCTCATCCATGCGCGCCACGCACACCGTCAATCAACTCCTCGCGCTGGCGCGGGCCGAGAGTGCGGTGCCCGCCATGCAGGGCTGCAATTTGGTACACATCGTCACCGACGTGTTTCAAGACTGCCTGCCGCGTGCCATGGCCAAGCATATTGACTTGGGTTACGAGGGGGCCAGCGCCAGCACGCCCGGCGTTTGGCTCAACGGCAACACCACGCTGCTGGCCGAGCTGGTGCGCAACTTGCTGGATAACGCCATCAACTACACGCCTTCGAGCAGCGAGCGCCCCGGCGTGATCACGGTGCGCGTGCAGGCCGATCACTTTGGTCAGGTGCTGCTGCTACAAGTGGAAGACTCTGGCCCCGGCGTGCCGCTGTCTGATCGGGAGCTGATTTTTCAGCCCTTTTACCGGGCGCTGGGTAACGAGGCAGATGGCTCAGGTCTGGGCCTGCCCATTGTTTTAGAGATTGCCCGCCAGCATGGCGCGCAGGTGCTGCTGCAAGACGCAAAGCCCGCTCAGACGCCTCCCGGCGCGCTTTTTACCGTGCGCTTTAAGGCCATACCCACTGCGTCTTCCGCTCCAACTTCGGGTCAAGCGCAGGCTCTTCATGCGCTCAAACTCTAA